From Brachyspira hampsonii:
TCAGATACTTTAACATTAGAGGCACAAGAGCTTATAATAAATAATAAGATGAATATACTATACAATTTCAACATAAGATACCTTATTTAAAAATATTTTTTTTATTTTCGGCATAAAAACTAATTATAATATAAAATTATATTTGTATTAATTTTTCAAAACCTTTTCATTATGAACTATTGCTATTTAATAAAATAATATTTATTATATATTGACATTTTTAACACATTATATAAATGGTAAAAGTAATATGTACAATAATGAATCAATATATAGAGAATTAATAGAAAGATTTTCAAAAAGTGAAGAATTTGTAAATTTCGATATAAAAAAAACAAAAAGCATAACAGGACTTAAAGGCGGAAGTGATTCTTTATTTTTTGCTTCTATTTTTAATACCGAAAGTATTTTAATAATCAAAGAAAATGAAAGCGATGCTATGCTTCTAAGCCAATCTTTAAATTTTTACAATATACCTAATTATTATTTTCCTGATTATGATACCGTTCCTTTTACTAAAATGTCCCCTATTACTGATATAGCACAGGAAAGAATAAATATATTGTATAAATTGATAAATAAAGAAAAATCTATAATAATAACAACAATAAATGCTGTAACTAGAAAATTACCAAATAGAAATGATTTGAAAAAGCTGCCTATATATTTAAATGTAGGAGATAAATTAGATTTAGATAATTTAAGATTAACATTATATGATTTAGGATATGTTATAGAAAGAGAAGTTGCTGAAAAAGGTACTGCTTCTGTAAGAGGAAGTATAGTAGATATATTTTCTGTGGAATATGATAATCCTATTAGAATAGAATTATTTGATGATGAAATAGAGAGTATAAGATTATTCAATATAGAAGACGGAAGATCTTTCAAAAATGCAGAAAATATCATTATTTATCCTGTGAGAGAAGCTGTATATAGTGATTCGGCGGTAAACGACTTTTTAAACAGTAATGATATTAATGATGAAATTAAAGACAATATAATAAAAAGAAAATATTTCGCCGGAAGTGAAAATTTACTGCCTATTTTTTATAGCGATTTAGAAACTATATTTGATTATTTTGATTATGGTTATGTATTTATTGATGATGCTTTAAAATTAAAAAATAAATTTATCACTGTTATAGATACTATAAAAGAAAATTTTAATGACATAGATAATATATTCAGCATAATAGGAGATATTTATAAACTTTATATTGATAATAATTACTTTTCTGAGATAGTAAAAAAATCAATAAATATATCTCCTTTCATAACAGATACAGATATATATAAATTTAACTTTTTAGAAGGTCTTTCTTTTAAATCAAGATTAACAGATTTTCTTGATTATGTTAAAGAATATAGAGAAAAAGATTATTTAATTATTTTATCCACAGGACATAATGATCAGGCATTAAGATTTTATAAGATAATGCAGGATTTATCACCAATAATCATAACTGAAAATGAAATAGAAGATGAAGAAAAAGTATCTGAAGATAAAGAAAATAATAACAATAAAGAAATAATAAATAACAGCATAGAAAATACTGATAATAATGAAGATAATAAAGAAATAATTCTTGAAGATAATAATAAATATGAAGAAATAAAAAAAGATTATTCACAAAATGAAAATAATTTTTATATAATAACTACCCAAGCATCATCAGGTTTTATAAAAGATGATATGAAAACAATATTCATAGCAGATTGGGAAGTGTTTGGAAGAAAGAGAAAAAAGGTAAGAAAAATACCTAAAGTTAATAAAAACTTAATAGAAACATTTGTAGATTTGAATGTAGGAGATTATGCTGTACATGTTAATTATGGTATAGGAAAATATTTAGGTCTTACGAGAAAAATGTCTAATGGTAAAGAAAAAGACTATATCACATTAGAATATGCTAAAGGCGATAAACTTTATATACCTGTAGAACAAATGAACTTCGTGCAGAAATACATATCCGGACATGGCGAAGCTCCTAAATTAACATTGTTAGGAGGAAGTGCTTGGGATAAAATAAAGAGCAAGGCAAGAGAAGATGCATTAGCTACTGCCAGAGAATTAATAAAACTTTATGCTATAAGATCCAATATTAGAGGAAATATTTATGGGTCTGATACTCAATGGCAGGACGATTTTGAAGCTTCATTTCGTTATGAGGAAACGGTTGATCAGTTAAGAGCTATTAATGATATAAAAGAGGATATGGAAAGCGGAAAAATGATGGACAGACTTGTATGCGGAGATGTAGGATTTGGAAAAACAGAAGTGGCATTCAGAGCTGTATTCAAAGCTATAATGGCAGGAAAACAATGTGCTATACTCTGCCCTACTACCATATTATCACAGCAGCATTATAACAATGCCAAAAAAAGATTTGAAGATTTTCCTATTAGAATAGAAGTTTTAAATAGATTCATTACAAGCAAACAAGCCAAGAAAAATAAAGAATTATTAAAAACAGGCTCCTGCGATTTAATAGTAGGAACTCATATGCTTTTATCCAAAGATATTGAGTTTAAAAATCTCGGACTTATAGTTATAGATGAAGAGCAGAGATTTGGTGTTAAGCATAAAGAAGCATTAAAAAAATTGAGATTAGAAACAGATGTTCTCACTCTTTCAGCTACGCCTATACCTAGAACTTTAAATATGGCTTTAACAGGAATAAGAGATATAAGTATAATAGAAACCCCTCCATTAAATAGAATACCTGTAAAAACTTTCGTTACAGAGTTCAGTGAAGATGCAGTTATCAATGCAATAGAAAGAGAACTTAAAAGAGAAGGACAAGTATTTTACCTTTATAACAGAATAGACACGATAGAATCATTCGCACTTATGATAAAAAAACTTTGTCCTAAGGCAAGAATATGCGTAGCACATGGAAGAATGACAGGGCATCAGTTAGAAAAAATAATGGAAGATTTTATTAATCATAAATATGACATACTAGTATCAACTACCATAATAGAAAACGGCATAGACATACCTAATGCTAATACTATACTAATAGACAATGCAAATAAATTAGGATTATCCGAACTTTATCAATTAAGAGGAAGAGTTGGAAGAAGCGACAGAGAGGCTTATGCTTATATGTTCTATCCAAGCGATTTAGCTCTTACAGAAGTTGCTTACAAAAGACTTGAAGCTATATCCGAACATACAGATTTAGGGGCAGGATTTAAAATAGCTATGCGTGATTTGGAAATAAGAGGAGCAGGAAATATTTTAGGTAAAGAGCAATCCGGTATGATATATCAGGTAGGTTATGAACTTTATACTCAAATGCTTGAAGAAGCTGCTAATGAATATAAAGGCGAAATAAAAGAAGTAACATTCGATACTGTTATAGATTTGAAGCATAATTTATTTATTCCTGACTCTTATATAGCAGATTCAAAAGAGAAAATATCCGCATACAAATTAATAATGCGTTCTCAAAGCGACGAGGATATAGAATATTCTAAAGAGTTTATGACAGATAAATACGGAAAACTTCCTAAAGAATTAGAAGATATTTTCAATATAGCAAAACTCAAAATCATATTAAAAAGAATTAGAATATTATCTGTTATAGAGGGACAGTATAATATATATCTTAAACTTGATAAACTTTCAAAAATAGATACTGATAAACTTGTAAAATTAATAAATACTAAAAATTCAGGAGTTTATTTTGATAAGGATAATCTTAATCAATTAATAATACCTGTTGTAAATGAAAAAGAAAATGATATTGAATGGAAGTTAGAAAAAATAAAAAATGTAATATTAGAAATAGAAAGTGAAAATTACTTATCAGATAATAATTCACAAAATGAAAGTAATGAAAACACTGCAAATATAGAAAACAATAAAAAAGAAGAACATTCTAAAATGAGCATTGCAGAAGCTAATCTAAAAAATAACAAAAATAATAAAAAAAGAACTATATCAAGAAGATCTCCTAAATTAATAAAAGTAAATAAAAAATAATATAATTTTAATTTATTAAACTACATTAAGTATAATAACACGCTACAAATTATACATAGTGTAGTTTTTTTTATATTTTTTTGATTGAAATTGATTATTTTTGATTGATTTTGATTGATTTTTATAGTTTTTTTGATATAATTATTAATATAAAGATTGAATGAGGTAAGAATAAAAGTGCTGAAAGTAAGCAGATATGAATTAATTTTTGAAGTTATAAAAGAGAAAAAGAATATCAAAATAGAAGAACTGATTGAAAGACTTAATGTTTCAGAGGCAACTATAAGGAGAGATTTAACATTTCTTGAAAAAGCAGGAAAAATAAGAAGAGTTCATGGAGGTGCTATATTAGTTGATACTCAGGAAGAAAGTTTGATATACAAAAAGGAAATATATTCAGAAGAAAAAGAAAAAATAGGAAAGTTTGCTGCTTCTTTGGCTGAAAGCGGTAATACAATATATTTAGATGCGGGAACAAGTGTTTTTGCCATGATTAAATATTTAGCAGGCATAGAAAATATAAAAGTGCTAACTAACGGTTTAAGTCATATAGAAGAACTTTATAACAAAAAAATAGAATCATACTTAATAGGCGGAAAAATGAAAATGCTTACAGGGGCTTTAGTTGGAGCTAGTGCTGTTTTATCAATAAGGAATTTCAATTTTGATTTAGCATTTATGGGAGCAAATGCAATAGATATTAACGGATATTCTACACCAGACAGTGAGGAGGCATTAATAAAAAGTGAAGCTGCTTCAAAAGCGAATAAAACTTATTTTCTATGCGATGAATCAAAATTAAAAAAGAAAAGTTTTATTAATTTTTATAACTTAGAAGATTCCTATTTGATAACTAATGCAAAAGAGATAGATGATAATATAAAAAATAAATTAAAAGGATTATTTATTGTTAATCAATAAAAAGTGAGGGATTATTTATGATATATACTTTAACATTAAACCCAGCTGTAGATTATTATATAGGCATGGATAACTTTGAAGAGGGAGAATTAAACAAAGTTAATAATGCCTATACATTGGCTGGAGGAAAGGGAATAAATGTTTCTAAAGTTTTAAAAAATTTCAATATTGATTCTATTGCTTTAGGTTTTTGCGGAGGATTCACAGGAGATTATATAAAAAAGCATCTTAAAGAATATGGCATCAAAGAAAATTTTATTGATTTAGAAGAAGATACAAGAATCAATATAAAATTAAAAACAAATAAAACAGAAAGTGAAATAGCAGGAAAATCGCCTAATATTTCAAAAGAAAAAGTTAATGAACTTTTAAATTATATAAAAAATAATATAAAAGAAAATGATATATTAGTATTATCCGGAAGCGTGCCGAACTCTATAGAAAGCAGCATATATAAAGACATTATATCAATAGCAAATAAAAATATAAAAGTGATACTAGATGCAAGAGATGAGGCATTCAAATTCGGATTAAAATCAGGAGTATTTCTTACAAAACCAAATAAAAAAGAATTAAGCGAATATTTTAATAAACAAATAGAAAACACAGAAGATATTATAAAGTATGCAAGAGAATTAATAAAAGAGGGAAGCGAGAATGTAATAGTATCTTTAGGTAAAGACGGATCTATTTTAGTAACAAAAGATGAGGCATATTTAGGAAATGCCCCGGACGGAAAGTTAATAAGTTCTGTTGGAGCTGGGGATTCTATGGTGGCAGGTATAGTTTATGGTATAAGTACAAATCTTAATTTAACTGATGCTTATAAATATGCTATAGCAAGCGGAAGTTCTACTGCTTGTTCTGAAGGTTTAACTGCATTTGATAGTATGAAGAAATTTTTAGAGAATACAGAAATAAAAAAAGTTAATTAATTTTATAAATAAAAAAAACGGAGGCTAACAATGCTAAAAGATGTCATAACTTTAGATTGTATTAATGTAGATCTAAAGGGAACAACAAAATCAGAAATTATAGATGAAATGGTTGATATTCTCTATAATAACGGCAGATTAAATGACAAAGAAGAGTACAAGCAGGAAATACTAAAAAGAGAAGCTCAAAGCTCAACAGGTATGGAAGAAGGTATAGCAATACCGCATGGTAAAACTAAGGCTGTAAAGATTCCTACAGTTGCAATAGGTATTTCTAAAAAAGGTGTTGACTATGAATCATTAGATGGTGAGCCTTCGCATTTATTTTTTATGATAGCAGCTCCTGAAAACTCTAATGACTCTCATATAGAATTATTATCCAAAATAACTACTCTTCTTCTTGAAGATGATATAAGAGAGGCATTATTAAATGCAAAAACTAAAGAAGAAGTATTTGATATATTAGTAAAAAATGCTGAAAAAGATAATGAAAACTCCTCATTAAATCAGGAAAGCAGTGATAATAATGATTCATATCAGGTGTTAGCCGTAACAGCATGTCCTACAGGAATAGCACATACTTATATGGCTGCTGATGCTTTGCTTAAAAAAGGTAAAGAACTTGGAATTACTATAAAAGTAGAAACTAATGGATCAAGCGGTGTAAAAAATGAGCTTACAAAAGATGAAATAAAAAATGCAAAAGGAATCATAGTAGCAGCAGACAAAAATGTTGCTATGGATAGATTCGCTGGAAAGAATGTTGATATAGTAGGCGTTAAAGAGGCTATAAAAAATCCTGAGCAGTTAATAAAAAATGCATTAAATCAAACAGCACCTATATATCAAATTAATTCTGATGGTACTTCTTCAAACAAATTTGCTAAAAAGCCTAAAACAGGAGTATACAAGCATTTAATGTCAGGTGTATCAAATATGCTTCCGTTTGTAGTAGGCGGAGGTATACTTATAGCATTTTCATTTATGTTTGGTATTAATGCAAGCAATCCTAATGATCCTTCATACAATTATTTTGCTAAACTTTTAAATGATATAGGAGGCGGCAATGCCTTCTTCTTGATGGTTCCTGTAATGGCAGCATTTATTGGTATGAGTATTGCTGACAGACCGGGATTTGCTCCTGCTATGGTTGGAGGGCTTATATCATTAAACAGCGGCGGCGGATTTTTAGGCGGACTTATAGGCGGTTTTTTGGGCGGATATATTACTCTTTTACTAAAAAAAGTATTTTCTAAATTGCCTGAAAGTTTGGACGGAATTAAACCTGTTTTACTATATCCGTTATTTGGAATATTTTTCACAGGTGCTATAATGTATTTATTCATAGTTGACCCAATAGCGGCAATAAACTCTGGACTTTCTAATTTCTTAAAAAATATGGGTACAGGAAACTTAATATTATTGGGAGCTGTGCTTGGTGCTATGATGTCCACTGATATGGGAGGACCTATAAATAAAGCGGCTTTCACATTCGGTATAGCAATGATAGCTTCAGGTGATTATGCTCCTCATGCTGCTGTTATGGCTGGTGGTATGGTTCCGCCTTTGGGTATAGCATTAGCTACTACAATATTTAGAAATAAATTCACAGCAGATGAAAAAGATGCAGGAAAAACTTGCTATGTTATGGGACTTTCTTTTATTACTGAAGGAGCTATACCATTTGCCGCATCAGATCCTATAAGAGTTATTCCTTCTTGTATGATTGGTGCTGCTATTGCCGGAGCTTTAACTATGGCTTTTCGTATAGAACTTAGAGCTCCTCATGGCGGAATATTTGTTCTTCCTATAGTGAATAATCCTGTAATGTATTTACTTGCTATAGTGATAGGTTCTGTAATAACTGCAGCAATACTAGGATTTATTAAGAAACCGGCAGAAAATTAACATATATCTTCTTAAAAAGGCTGTATTCTTATTTAATAAGGATACAGCCAAATAAAACTTCAAATTATTCTAAATAACAATAATGGAATTTATGAAATCCTAGAGGATCATAATAAACACCTTTAAGTTTAGGAGATACAAGCAAAGGTTCTGTATAATAATATATAGGTATTATAGCCTCTTCCTTCATAAGCATTTCTTCTGCTTTATGCATAGTCTCCATTCTGAATTTCTGATCTCCTGAAAGCATAACCTGACTTATTATATCATCATAAGCCTTATTACTATAAACACTGTAATTATTAGGTGAATAACTTAAGCATAAACTCATAAAGTTTACAGGATCATCAAAATCGCCATTCCAAGCTCCTCTAGCCATAGTTATATTTCTATCATATCTTGTCTGTAAAAATACTGCCCATTCTTCCTGAGTTAAAGTTACATCAATACCAAGATTTTCCTTCCACATCTGCTGAACAGCTTCAAATATTTTTACATGTATTCCCGGATCTGTTTTAAACTCCATAACAGGAAAACCTTCGCCATTAGGATATCCTGCTTCAGCCATTAATTTTTTAGCTTCCTCAACATTTTTAGCATATCCTTCTTTAGTTACATCAATATATTCTCCTCCATTTTCTCTGAAATCTCCTTCATAATCAGATATTCCAAAAGGAACTAAAGCACCTGCAGGCTTCTCCCCTCCTCTTGTAACCTGTTCTACTATATAATTTCTGTCAATGGCAAGAGACAATGCTCTTCTTACTCTTACATCTTTTAGTATATCATTAGTTAAATTTAAACAATAATAATATGATGATATTCTAGGCTCTATCACTATAAGTCCTTCATTTTGAAGCGTCTGTATATCCTGTCTTGGGAAAGATCTGGCAAAATGCAAAGAACCCGCTTTAACACCAGCAACAGAAGCAGTTTCATTTTCCATAAGAACAAATGTTATTTTATCAGGAACTATATCTTCTATATTCCAATAATTAGTATTTTTTACCATTACAAGGCTCTCATCTCTGTTTCTTTCTACAAGTTTGAAAGCACCATTTCCTATATAAGTATCAGCATTTAAAGTCCATTCATCTCCGTATTGTTCTATTATGTCTTTTCTTAATGGATAAAAAGTAGGAAAAGTTAAAAGCTCTAAGAAATAAGCTGTAGGAGCTTCTAAAGTTACTTCTAAAGTATAATCATCTATTGCTTTTATACCCAAATTTTCTTTAGGCATCTCTCCGGCTGTTATAGCTTTGGCATTCTTTACAGGTTCATGCTGATATCCGTACTGACTTCCTGTGGCAGGATCAACAACCCTTTGCCAAGAATAAACAAAATCATCAGCAACAACTGATTTACCGTCTGTCCATTTAGAATTGGTTCTAAGTTTGAATGTATAAGTGAGTCCGTCATCGCTTATTTCCCAGCTCTCTGCTGCACCAGGAACTAATTTCCCATTCATATCTTTTTCTATTAATCCCTCAA
This genomic window contains:
- the mfd gene encoding transcription-repair coupling factor, which codes for MYNNESIYRELIERFSKSEEFVNFDIKKTKSITGLKGGSDSLFFASIFNTESILIIKENESDAMLLSQSLNFYNIPNYYFPDYDTVPFTKMSPITDIAQERINILYKLINKEKSIIITTINAVTRKLPNRNDLKKLPIYLNVGDKLDLDNLRLTLYDLGYVIEREVAEKGTASVRGSIVDIFSVEYDNPIRIELFDDEIESIRLFNIEDGRSFKNAENIIIYPVREAVYSDSAVNDFLNSNDINDEIKDNIIKRKYFAGSENLLPIFYSDLETIFDYFDYGYVFIDDALKLKNKFITVIDTIKENFNDIDNIFSIIGDIYKLYIDNNYFSEIVKKSINISPFITDTDIYKFNFLEGLSFKSRLTDFLDYVKEYREKDYLIILSTGHNDQALRFYKIMQDLSPIIITENEIEDEEKVSEDKENNNNKEIINNSIENTDNNEDNKEIILEDNNKYEEIKKDYSQNENNFYIITTQASSGFIKDDMKTIFIADWEVFGRKRKKVRKIPKVNKNLIETFVDLNVGDYAVHVNYGIGKYLGLTRKMSNGKEKDYITLEYAKGDKLYIPVEQMNFVQKYISGHGEAPKLTLLGGSAWDKIKSKAREDALATARELIKLYAIRSNIRGNIYGSDTQWQDDFEASFRYEETVDQLRAINDIKEDMESGKMMDRLVCGDVGFGKTEVAFRAVFKAIMAGKQCAILCPTTILSQQHYNNAKKRFEDFPIRIEVLNRFITSKQAKKNKELLKTGSCDLIVGTHMLLSKDIEFKNLGLIVIDEEQRFGVKHKEALKKLRLETDVLTLSATPIPRTLNMALTGIRDISIIETPPLNRIPVKTFVTEFSEDAVINAIERELKREGQVFYLYNRIDTIESFALMIKKLCPKARICVAHGRMTGHQLEKIMEDFINHKYDILVSTTIIENGIDIPNANTILIDNANKLGLSELYQLRGRVGRSDREAYAYMFYPSDLALTEVAYKRLEAISEHTDLGAGFKIAMRDLEIRGAGNILGKEQSGMIYQVGYELYTQMLEEAANEYKGEIKEVTFDTVIDLKHNLFIPDSYIADSKEKISAYKLIMRSQSDEDIEYSKEFMTDKYGKLPKELEDIFNIAKLKIILKRIRILSVIEGQYNIYLKLDKLSKIDTDKLVKLINTKNSGVYFDKDNLNQLIIPVVNEKENDIEWKLEKIKNVILEIESENYLSDNNSQNESNENTANIENNKKEEHSKMSIAEANLKNNKNNKKRTISRRSPKLIKVNKK
- a CDS encoding DeoR/GlpR family DNA-binding transcription regulator, encoding MLKVSRYELIFEVIKEKKNIKIEELIERLNVSEATIRRDLTFLEKAGKIRRVHGGAILVDTQEESLIYKKEIYSEEKEKIGKFAASLAESGNTIYLDAGTSVFAMIKYLAGIENIKVLTNGLSHIEELYNKKIESYLIGGKMKMLTGALVGASAVLSIRNFNFDLAFMGANAIDINGYSTPDSEEALIKSEAASKANKTYFLCDESKLKKKSFINFYNLEDSYLITNAKEIDDNIKNKLKGLFIVNQ
- the pfkB gene encoding 1-phosphofructokinase; the encoded protein is MIYTLTLNPAVDYYIGMDNFEEGELNKVNNAYTLAGGKGINVSKVLKNFNIDSIALGFCGGFTGDYIKKHLKEYGIKENFIDLEEDTRINIKLKTNKTESEIAGKSPNISKEKVNELLNYIKNNIKENDILVLSGSVPNSIESSIYKDIISIANKNIKVILDARDEAFKFGLKSGVFLTKPNKKELSEYFNKQIENTEDIIKYARELIKEGSENVIVSLGKDGSILVTKDEAYLGNAPDGKLISSVGAGDSMVAGIVYGISTNLNLTDAYKYAIASGSSTACSEGLTAFDSMKKFLENTEIKKVN
- a CDS encoding PTS fructose transporter subunit IIABC; protein product: MLKDVITLDCINVDLKGTTKSEIIDEMVDILYNNGRLNDKEEYKQEILKREAQSSTGMEEGIAIPHGKTKAVKIPTVAIGISKKGVDYESLDGEPSHLFFMIAAPENSNDSHIELLSKITTLLLEDDIREALLNAKTKEEVFDILVKNAEKDNENSSLNQESSDNNDSYQVLAVTACPTGIAHTYMAADALLKKGKELGITIKVETNGSSGVKNELTKDEIKNAKGIIVAADKNVAMDRFAGKNVDIVGVKEAIKNPEQLIKNALNQTAPIYQINSDGTSSNKFAKKPKTGVYKHLMSGVSNMLPFVVGGGILIAFSFMFGINASNPNDPSYNYFAKLLNDIGGGNAFFLMVPVMAAFIGMSIADRPGFAPAMVGGLISLNSGGGFLGGLIGGFLGGYITLLLKKVFSKLPESLDGIKPVLLYPLFGIFFTGAIMYLFIVDPIAAINSGLSNFLKNMGTGNLILLGAVLGAMMSTDMGGPINKAAFTFGIAMIASGDYAPHAAVMAGGMVPPLGIALATTIFRNKFTADEKDAGKTCYVMGLSFITEGAIPFAASDPIRVIPSCMIGAAIAGALTMAFRIELRAPHGGIFVLPIVNNPVMYLLAIVIGSVITAAILGFIKKPAEN
- a CDS encoding peptide ABC transporter substrate-binding protein, with product MKKIFILFMIFISFIMSCSNNKSEDGISIFINTGPEPNTIDPSINVTSDAVFYLMHTFEGLIEKDMNGKLVPGAAESWEISDDGLTYTFKLRTNSKWTDGKSVVADDFVYSWQRVVDPATGSQYGYQHEPVKNAKAITAGEMPKENLGIKAIDDYTLEVTLEAPTAYFLELLTFPTFYPLRKDIIEQYGDEWTLNADTYIGNGAFKLVERNRDESLVMVKNTNYWNIEDIVPDKITFVLMENETASVAGVKAGSLHFARSFPRQDIQTLQNEGLIVIEPRISSYYYCLNLTNDILKDVRVRRALSLAIDRNYIVEQVTRGGEKPAGALVPFGISDYEGDFRENGGEYIDVTKEGYAKNVEEAKKLMAEAGYPNGEGFPVMEFKTDPGIHVKIFEAVQQMWKENLGIDVTLTQEEWAVFLQTRYDRNITMARGAWNGDFDDPVNFMSLCLSYSPNNYSVYSNKAYDDIISQVMLSGDQKFRMETMHKAEEMLMKEEAIIPIYYYTEPLLVSPKLKGVYYDPLGFHKFHYCYLE